The sequence GGTGTCACGGCGGTCGTCCTGAGTGCCTCGGGCACCCAGATTCGCGTCACCACCCCGCCGCTCCTCGGAGGTCTTCCCCCCGGCGAGACTCGTGCCGTCAACGTGGCGGTGACGATCAATCTCAACGAGGAAGGCCAGCTGACCGACACTCTCGCGTCGGGCTTCGTCTACACCAATGGCGGTGGCGGCGGGACACTCCAGCCGACTGTCTTCTCGGTCACTCCGGCCTCCGGCCCGAACGAGGGCGGCACCCAGGTCATCATCAACGGTGACGGATTCGAGGCGCCGGTGCAGGTCAAGTTCGGCACCGGCACCAACGACGCGACCTTCAACGGCGCCGAGGCCCAGGTGGTCTCGGTCACCCGGACGCGAATCATCGTGCTCTCGCCGACGACGAGTTGCCCCGGTTGCGCGCCGCCGACGCCGAACCAACTGGTCAACATCCTGGTGAAGAACCAGAACTCCAGCCGGTTCACCGTGGTGCCGTCGGCTTTCCGCTACGGCTCCACCGTTCGGATCACCGCCATCTCGCCCGGGGAAGGTCCCGCGACGGGTGGCACGATCGTGACCATCTTCGGTCAGGGTTTCGACGAGCCGGTCGCGGTATCGCTCGGCGGCGTCGGCCAGCAGGTACTTTCGGTCTCCGGGAGCGAAGTGGTCGCGAGGACCGTTCCGATCGCGGTGACCAACTGCGCCGACGTCCCTGGAGCCGCGCGGGTCGTCAATATCGAGACCGGCGAATCCGCGGACGGACCGACCTTCACCTATCGGATTCCCCGCCCCTCGATCTTCGCAGTCTCGCCGTTCAGCGGTCCGCAAGCCGGCAACACGGTGGTCACGGTTACCGGTTCGAGCTTCGGTGTCCCGATGATCGTGGACTTCGTCGTCGGCGGAACGGCCTTCGCGGGGAACGTCCAGTCCTCGACGGGCAGCTCGATCACAGTGCGGTCTCCTTCCCTCCCGAATTCGGTCATGGAAACGGAGACCTGCGACGAGAACGGCAATCCGGTGCCGCCGGACCCGACGCCGGATCCGGACGGCGAGCGTTACCTGCCGGTTACGGCCAACGTGCGAGTGACGGACCCGGCTACCGGATGCACCGCGACCTTGAACGGAGTCTTCACCTTCAATCCGACGGACAGCTCCTGCCGCGGAGACTGAGTCGGTTCCAGCGTCTGACTTCGAGAGAGCCCGGTGGCGACACCGGGCTCTTTTGTTGTTTGGCGAAGATCTCGCGGGCCAGCGGGCGAGGCATGCGTCGCCCCTATGCTCCGAGGGGGGGCAAGGGGCCGGCCTGGGTCGAAGCGTTGGATGCGTTGAGCGTAGCGCAACGCATCGATCGCGTTCCGGTTACCGCCTTCGTCACGCGACCGATGCGGTGCGCTGCGCTTACCGCATCCTGCATTTCCACATTTCCAGTCGGCGGTGACCCCCAGCGGGCGCGCTGGACGCTGTGGCGTCGCGGTTCGTATACTCCTGTCGAGATGAATATTCTGCGGTCGGTCCGTCGATGGTCCCTGTTCGTCCTCGCCTCCCTGGCCGGCCTCTCGGCCGGCCTGTCCAGCTGCAGTGAAGGCACTCCGGTGGCTCCGGAGGGGGCGATCCTGCGGATCTCCGCCTTTCCGACCCAGATCGGCAAGGTCGGGCGGTCGACGGTCACCGTCAGCGCCTATCGCTCGACCGGGAATCCGGTGAACCCGGGCACCGAGGTCCGCTTCAGCTCGACCCTCGGTAGCATCGATCCGGTGGCCTACACCAGCGACAGCGGCCAGGCGACAGCCGTACTCCAGGGCACCGGCCGCGTCGGCACGGCGACGGTGACGGCTTTCTCCGGCGGCATCGAGCCGATAACCCTCGACATCGCCATCGGGGAGCTCGCCGCTTCGATGAGCCTCCAGGTTACGCCTTCGAGCATCGCAGAGACCGGCGGAACGCTGGATCTCCTGGCCCTCGTCCGCGACGCCGTATCGCAGCCGCTCGCCGGAGCGCAGGTCAACTTCCGCTCCGAGGTGGGAACGCTCGCGTCGGGCGGGAGGTTCATCACCACCGACGCCGACGGTGAGGCGCGGGACACCCTGACCGTCACCGCTGCGGACCTGCAGCTCATCGGCGACGACAACTTCGAGGTCACCGCCGAGGTCGGCGGCGCCGGCGGTTCGATCATTTCGCGCTCCTTCTCGGTCGGCATCCAGCGCCCGCCGCAGGCCGCCTTCACCTTCCAGAGGGCAGGGCTCGTCGTCACCTTCAACGACACCTCGACCGGCAGCCCGACGAGCTGGCTGTGGGACTTCGGCGACGGCACGCCGACCTCCAACCAGCAGAATCCGGTCCACGCCTACTCGGATGCCGGCACGTATGTCGTCACGCTGACGGCCAGGAACAGCATCGGCACCAGCTCCGCCAGCAATCTGGTTCAGATCACGAACTAGGAGAAGCTGCGTGCCGTCTCTTCCGGCTCGATCGTCCAGGGGCCTGCCGCGCCCCGGGGGCGATCGAGCGTTCCGGGCGGCGCCGATGGCCGCCCGGGTGCGCTCGGACAGCGGCAACGGGTGCGGTATACTTTCTGAAGTCATGCACTTGCGATGTTTCGAAGTGGCCGGCGAGGCACCCTCGATGAGAGGAACGGGCCTTGCCTGAGCCGTTCTCGACCGAGCAACTGAATCAGCTCCGGCAGCGCTGGGAGCGGGACCCCAAGTCGCGCGCCTTTCTCCAGCTCGCGGAAGAGTATCGCCGCGCCGGCCGCCTCGCCGACGCCATTCTCGTCCTCAGAGCCGGCCTGCGGGAGCACCCGGGCTACCTCGCCGCTCAGGTCGCTCTCGGGCGTTGCCTGGTGGAGACCGGCGACTCGGTGGCCGCCATCGAGATCCTCGAACGCGCCGTGGCGCGCGACCCGACGCAGCTCGTCGCAAACAAGCTGCTGGTCGAGGCCTATATCGCCACGGGACAGGCGAGCCGGGCACGCGAGCGGCTCGATCTCTACCGGCTCTTCAACGACCGCGACGCGGAGATCGAGCTCCTGGCCTCGCGCATCGTCGCTCTGGAAAGGCTCTCGCCGGAGCCGTCCGCAGCGACCCGGGCAACGACGGGA is a genomic window of Thermoanaerobaculia bacterium containing:
- a CDS encoding PKD domain-containing protein; this translates as MRCAALTASCISTFPVGGDPQRARWTLWRRGSYTPVEMNILRSVRRWSLFVLASLAGLSAGLSSCSEGTPVAPEGAILRISAFPTQIGKVGRSTVTVSAYRSTGNPVNPGTEVRFSSTLGSIDPVAYTSDSGQATAVLQGTGRVGTATVTAFSGGIEPITLDIAIGELAASMSLQVTPSSIAETGGTLDLLALVRDAVSQPLAGAQVNFRSEVGTLASGGRFITTDADGEARDTLTVTAADLQLIGDDNFEVTAEVGGAGGSIISRSFSVGIQRPPQAAFTFQRAGLVVTFNDTSTGSPTSWLWDFGDGTPTSNQQNPVHAYSDAGTYVVTLTARNSIGTSSASNLVQITN
- a CDS encoding IPT/TIG domain-containing protein, encoding MRALTRFRFPLLALGLAFTLGCSADSPSSPTAPPSVPVPPSVGINVTVTSSTSSLEAGSTEFATLIIRALRADNGAPVANLTPGTLTTTLGSLGSATGPQEIAFEIVNGQATVVLFPGTAIGSASVRAAVSTGVGFATVAIREPGVPDTFFLSSISPNTGSPQGGETVTINGGGFSDPIRVTFDGVTAVVLSASGTQIRVTTPPLLGGLPPGETRAVNVAVTINLNEEGQLTDTLASGFVYTNGGGGGTLQPTVFSVTPASGPNEGGTQVIINGDGFEAPVQVKFGTGTNDATFNGAEAQVVSVTRTRIIVLSPTTSCPGCAPPTPNQLVNILVKNQNSSRFTVVPSAFRYGSTVRITAISPGEGPATGGTIVTIFGQGFDEPVAVSLGGVGQQVLSVSGSEVVARTVPIAVTNCADVPGAARVVNIETGESADGPTFTYRIPRPSIFAVSPFSGPQAGNTVVTVTGSSFGVPMIVDFVVGGTAFAGNVQSSTGSSITVRSPSLPNSVMETETCDENGNPVPPDPTPDPDGERYLPVTANVRVTDPATGCTATLNGVFTFNPTDSSCRGD